The Anomaloglossus baeobatrachus isolate aAnoBae1 chromosome 5, aAnoBae1.hap1, whole genome shotgun sequence genome includes the window tggctgcaggacacgacaagatcaccaaggcgtacgtagcgagctcaggcaatttatccagattggaagactaaaatgagcagggctcaagttgcacattaatggaatcgatgtttccttgcatatactcatatatctgtgtgtcctcctctttttccttgtccagctcttttgttttcgcatgagtatatgtccttgtcactttcccatgtgttgtgagttgtttgtcaccttttggacacctttgagggtgttttctaggtgtttttctgtgtttgtgattgcctgccattgtttcctattggctcgagttcggttcgtcgaacgttcgacgagccgaactcgaacgggagctccgttcggcgaaccgacctcgagccgaaccgggaccggttcactcatctctactaatgaggtcactgctgcgtcacaaaaaccgtgactcagcagcgatctcagtagcgatctcgctgtgtgtgaagcacccctaagagcacCAACCAGAGCTAGCTTgctgctgttaaccagttaaatgccactgtcaatctcttaCAGTGGGTTTTTCGGATTGCAATTCCtccgttaaggctactttcacacatcagttttctgcattcaggcacaatccttttttttcctgatccaatggatccggcaaaaaatgtaaaaaccgtatccaccggatccgttttttaacggatccgttatgccggatgcgtaaaaaaacggatccggtggatccgttttgcatccgtttttgcatcagttttgtcaggtttttttgctggatccgtttttcaaaacattggagcatgcgcagtttacaaaaactgatccgtcagccgcatccgttttttgccgcattgcgccggatccggcgtccataggcttccattgtaaaacacaccgtatcgcgccggatccggcgcaatgcgttttttttgccggacaaaaaaacgttgcaagatacgttgcctccggccgccgctttaattcattttgccgcatccggaaaaaaacggatgcaacgcaaagccatcaggcacaatccggtaacaatgcaaatctatggggataaaacggatgcggtaccggatccgttttacccgtttttttccggattgtgcctgatggaaaaaacctgatgtgtgaaagtagcctaacccattGATCTCCCCAGGACAAGAAACTTGACCAGTTAGGTATCACTGTAATCTTACTAAACTGGAGAATCATGgtgcaggtcatttttaccacataatAAGCGCTGTAAAAACCAAGGCCAGTACAATTATGGCAATACCAAACCTGCATAGTTTATTTTCTATATTTTAGTTCTTAAAATATATTCAGAACTttctgtaaaaaaaattgtttagtgtCACCAGTTTCTGAGACTCGTAACTTTTTTTTCTGTGGCTGAAGCTGTaaggcatgggtccccaattccagtcctcaagggccgccaacagtgcatgttttcaggatttccttagtattgcacatgtgataatttaatcacctgcacagttgatgattccaacacccgtgcaatgctaaggaaatcctgaaaacatgcactgttggcggccctcgaggactggagttggggaaccctgctgtaaggcctctttcactcgTCAGTCAAAAGCAcatacatttttcactgacgtgttaaagatgcatttggccctccgtgtgccatgatttttacacacgtgtgttctccatgtgctacctGTGATAACAAACGAAGATCAggcactcacctgtccccggcactgCTCTCCATGGGGCTGATGTCTCCGACTCTCCTGCCTCCGTCCGCTGCTGTCttccctctgctgttacttcctggtcgcaatgcagtgaatattcatgagcataattagccggcctggaagcaggagacagcagtggctgTGGACAGCGTAACTGGAGACAtttgagtataaaaataattttatttcaaagatacataTTTTCTCTGGCACGTGTCCCACGGATCACACccatgtgtggtccgtgtgacatcagtgataccagagaaaaacggacttgtctccatgcggaaacaAGGACACGTGTGTGTGGCGCATGGAAACGTGGTCAGtaacaaatcactgatgtgtgcgcagacccattgatttcaatgggtctgcatatgtcagtgattccgtTACGTGTAAAAACAGGAAAATACGTACCAGAatgactgacgtgtgaagggggcacaCATAAGTAATATTGCATCGGTGTTTGTCTGTCAAAGTCAGGGGTGGAATTTACAGAGAAAAActgtaattgaaagactgacacctgttctgtgttttggtgaTGCTCCTGGtgttggcatacaaatactgatgaaacactgatgcaaaaatactcgCATGTGAGTGAGGCTCAAGATCTTGTTTTGTTGCATGATAGTTTTCATTGGTACCATGTTGGGGTATGTACTTTATTTTAATCATTTTTTATTGCATATTTTCTAGGAAGATCAGTGACCAGAAAACAGCAGCTTTGATGTTCTAATTGTTTTACAGCATTTACCATATGGGTtaaataatattatatttttttagtTTGGTCTTTTTGTGGAACAGCTGCTATTAAATTTGTTTAGTTTTCATTTTTTAAATGCTTTTATTTAATGGAAGAAGAGGATTATTTAAACTtttgatttttaacatttttattattgAACTTTGGACCCTTTGATCACTTTAATGTGACACTTGGGTAGATCGGGTCACTTTTATTAgaggcaggtgctggctgtataacacagctgtcaGCCAGGGTTTTGGATGTGGGCTCTATACACCTGCCAACATGCATAGTGATGTCACTCTTATCCACTGGGAATGAGCAGCGCCCATGTAGACGTCTTCTACATCTGTACAATTCTATATAATTAAGGTATGATAAAAATGGACGCAATTTCTTCCATAATTTGTATAAGATTAAATTAAGCACCATTTTATCAGTTGCAAGACACCGGATGCAATCAATAAATAGGGACATGTATACATTCAAAGGATAAAAACCTGTTCAGATCATGTCCAACTGACTTCCACTCATCTACAAAGGGTACTAATGTTTTTATGGTTTCATGGTGGCTCCCCTCGGTATTACAAATTGCTTGAATCACAAGAGGTTGCTTGTTTCACGATATGCTTACAAAACTGTCTTTTCAGAATACTTTTGTCTTTGAGACCATCAGCTATATGTATGAGAGTACAGATCTAACAAATGTTATTTGACTCAGATAACATCAATGAAATATTACAGCACATCTTTTAATGTCTTGTGCAATGTTACAAAATTTATCTCAAGTTCTTAAATGGGTTAAATTGCAAAGTGGCTGTAAAAACGAGCATCTATGCCATTTACACCTTATTAAGAATCATCTCCATTCTTAAGAATGGAGGGATTATTAATTTTATAGTTTACAGCTTGCTGCCTAGGATACCGGCCACCCTGAAGTACCAGTCTGGTCAGTTACCTTGACATGGACCATGGAGCGTTAACAGGCGCTATGCTTTACAACCTGTTCATGCTGCTCTAAAGCTGGCCAAATCAATGGATCCAACCAGCCTTAGTGGAGGGTTGTCTGAAAATTGATATGTTCACTTATCACCCATATCTATCAGATGTTAATGGTAAATCCTGTGGATATGTCATAAATATACAACTCTTCTACTGGCTGGTGATGTCAGCACCGTGTCTCcttgggctcacgtgacattgttatgttaTATGAGCACTGTCTGTAGCCAATCAGCTGTTAGGCTGCTATGCTTTCACTTCCTTTGAATGAACCTCAAACAAGTTTAGAAGTGAGAGCACAGCATCCCAGcagtggctgctgattggctgtTGGACTCACGTGACATGTCATGTGAGCCTTTGGAGACACGGTGCACAAATCACTGGAATAGCAGCAGTGCGAGAGGTGAGTACTGTatatgttgttttttgttttacaAAGGGGACTACTTTATTTTAAAAAAGCTTGTTTAGgtagtggacagcccttttaacTTTTAGCTTGTACAGTGGTTGGTAATTGAGTAGTTCTTCCAATGCAGGTGATACATGTCAGCTCTGCTTATTTGATCAGCATATGCTTCCGTtttggtgagggcagtgagagaTCCTCGGCCTCTAGTCATTCTATTAAATCCAACTTAGATCAATACAGATCCTTTTCTAAATCCAACCTAAAACTGAATATTGACAACTCTTGACAACTCCTGCATTGACAGTTGTCATACCGTTATATTTAAAAAAACCCTGAGAAATGATTAACTGCAAAATTTTGTATCAACTTGCTTGCAAAAGTTTATTGGACAgaaaaatgcaaagaaaacaaaaagCATTACAGAATGGACCCTAGACGATCCTTGAAGGAAAATTTTCTTTGAAGTTTCTAGACTTCTGCTAAGGGCTATTCTAATGCTTCTCTTCAATTTCTTTCATTTGTGTAGCAACAACTTTTCCATCAACCATTTCTTCAACGATGGTCTTGACTACTCTTTTTCTTGTTTTATCTTTGGAGGAAAACAAAAAGATGATCACTTAATTGTAAAAATAACTTCTTAGATGTGAAAGTACATTTTAGATTCGTGAGAAGCTATTTAATCGAATTTGCTAATAGATGTGGCTAATATTATATCCTGTAAAAAAATATCATAAATGTCTAAAGTAGGAATACACTGATTTTATCATTCTGCTTTGCACTACTGCCGTTGCTGATATCTTCTGATAATGGCCATATCTTCATGACCAAACCCCACAAAAGTCAACAGTAGACTCAACATATCTGGAGATTTGTAATTGGTCTTCAAGATTAGTGCACTATACATATTAGGCTAATGATGAATGTACCCACCAATATCGACATGTTCAGTCAACTGTCTGCTGCATATATGACAGATGATGTCAGGAGAGATCAGGATCTGGCTTGTCTGatttcagacagctgatccttttgttctctaagaGATAAGCCGCCTCCAGAGATACCTGACAGATGTTCTTTCTACACATATGTAGGCAGAGTCGGGCAGATAGGTGTCTGCCAAACAATATAATAGCTATCTAAAGTATATAAGGGGTTTGGTATGTTGTCTGGCTTATATACTGTACTTGTTTTCATGGTTGATAATGATTCTTTAGCATAGCTTACCTTTAGAAGAACCCTCTGAACCTGCTGGGGATCTTTGACTTGTAGAAGAAGTTGACGAAACACCCAATGACGATCTTGAATAAAGAAGGAGTTTGTTAGTCAAAAATTGAGCATAACAACCCACCATTATCCTTTAGAATTTGTCTTACTTACCCTCCTTCTCCTTCGAGCAGCTGGCGATATTTCTCAATTTCTTGCTCCAGCCGGGTTTTTATATCAAGCAGACGATTATACTCATCACTTTGGTTTTCCATGTCGCATCTCAGTTTGGTCAATTGTTCTTCCACACTGCTGATAATATTTTGTATTTGTGTGATCTGAGCACAGTATCGACCTTCTGTTTCTGCCAATGTGGTTTCGAGGGATTTTTTCTACGAATAAAAGTCATATTTTTAAGGAGTTCATATTCTGTTGATAAACCATGTATTCAATGACAATGCTGAAGAAGATCAGGATAGAATTTAATTATTATCTATTCATAAGACTTATGTGTGTTCTAATATAGTTGTTCCACATCATTATATGCATACCATTGCCAACTGGGACTGCAGCTCTATCTCCAGGGCTTGAAGGCTTCTTCTCAGGTCAGAGACCTCAGAACTGCTTGACTGCACTTGAGCCACCCCAGCTGAAATCTCTTTCTTCAGTTCCTTACTCTATAACAGCAAAGTGACAAATTACATATCAATCCTACAGTCACATATCGAATAACGTACATTTTTGTTGGATGGGATGAATGAAAGAGATTGCCTGCTTTCATCTTTCCCATTTGTAAGAATGTGAATGGTCCTATCCCATGACATTAAGCTAAGGGTTTCCTGCTTTCAGGACCTAAAATTCCTTACAGCACCCCTACAGGGAAACTAAACAATTGCGGTACACTATTCCTGTTGAAATTAATGGTCTCCTCATGTGGTACATAGGCATGGTAGGTCTTATAATGGGGATATGTTCTTTGTTGCCTCCCTCTGCTTCGGCTAATAGATGGGGGATCAGAACAGGGACttctctttttttaaattatttagaatTTATTTCTAGGCATTAAAGGGTTTTTAGCCTAGAAAAATTAGCTGCAGAACCATTGCAACATTGGGTCTAGCGCTGACCctattttattgttatttatttcttttttaaattaaaatctcCTGAAAGACTGTTTAAAGAGTAAccaatgtgtttttttgtttttttttatagatcAATAGTAGACAtgcaaataagcaactttgtaatataactcatcagagaaatccacttttTTCTTCATCAGGACTGGTgactcattctcaaaattctcaatccaCAGCTAAAATCTGTATGCTGtgaagaggaagagggaggagctaaaggcagagctcctccctcctcccagcccctctGGTTTACAttgctactgatgagattctatctcagtaatgtaaaaatCTCTCTTCACTGAATACCGATTTTAGCTGTGAATTTTTTAATCAGTCCTACTGGAGAAACTAGCAGACTGTTCTGATAAGAAATAttttaaagttgcttattttcacatgtactgttcatttaggaataaaaaaaaattagaacaaCTCTTTAAGATTAAGTTTGAAATCCACAATTAGTCAATTTCTCTTGGTGTACGCTGAGTTTATTGTGCCGATTCTCTCCATGGAATTGTATTAGACCCGGAATATCCACAGGTAAAAAATGCTACAGATACGCTCTAAAACTCCATGTAATCCCAAAGGGACTGTATCAATTAAGTTTTGTATATAAAACAGCTTTAAATCTTGACATACCAAAATGAGACAAAAACTGCAGCATCAAACATGCTGAAAACGCATGTAAATCCCCCCCCAAGTTACGAAATTTACCTAAtaagtgcagaaatgctgcaaaaaatcCGCAACctcaaaaaatcaccaaatacttaaGTTGGGATCGTAGCCTAAAAATGGATTTCCTAACTAAGTAAACTATTTAATGCTTGGATCTGCATCTCCCCAGAGTCATACAAATTATCTTCTTCACCCAGGGCAAGGGTTCAGGTTACTGTCCCTGAACCTAAATTCCATGATGACAGTCGTGTGACTTGTTTTGCAATAAGCCCTGGGGCTTAGTacagtggcgtaacttgaagcttGAGGGCTCCAATGCAAAATGCAAACAGGGCCTCCAACTATCGCAAGTCTTTAGGAGTAATAGTCTTTTTTATGTGGGCCAAAGAGACCTTTTGGGATCTCTAGGCTCCAGGGCCCTGGTGTGATTGCAAACTATTATAGTTATGCCCCTGGCTGAGAACCATAATGCTGCACGCAATCTCCACCAACTCTTTTCTACATGAGAACATTATACCTCCCATTACCTGCTCAAGGAACCGAGCCTCAGCCTCCTTCCTGTTCTTGTCAGCAACGGCTTCATACTGTTCCCTCATGtcattcagacatttgagcagatcAACGCCTGGAGCCGCATTCATCTCAACAGAGACTTGTCCAGCTTGTGAACCATGAAGGGATCCCATCTCCTGAATACACCAAAAGGAAACGTATTAAACTCATCATTATTATTTGATGGACACTATGTAGCACTAACATATTCAATACAACTGAGCGGATAAATTCTGTGGTCACCTTGATCTTTGCTTATTAGCTTTTCAATAGTGAAAGTGTGGGAGAACATATAGTAAGATATACTGGTTGAGATCTACTGTATGACTAAAGATTATTCATGCATTCACTCCTGAGCTGTTTTATGACATCTTTTATTGTGGAGCATCTTTTCTTAGAATAGTGCATAATACTGGTCTTCCATTATTTCTTTTATCTTTCTGAAAATGAAAGAATTGACAATTAGGCATTACCATTCCCATTGTCAATGGGCCGTGTCGCTCTAAAACTTGACACAGTCAGTAGTAAATTGACTGTATATATAAACCCCCAACTCCTTAGACTAAAGTCAGAAGAACCTGGCAATGTCATCAGGTTTAGccaacaatttattgtgcatggaaCCGTCCATCCATCCTCCGACTCTCCTCGGGCAGCGCTTGACCCTTTTGTTCTTCAGAAGATGTGCCACTGCTGGAGCCATTTTACAGCACTTTCTCTATTTTCCCCTTTGAAAACACATGAACATTCAGCCGAGAAAATTGACCGCGTGTATGAATATCGGGAGAGATGGCTGACAGCGGAGTGAGCACTCGGCCATTGGCTAACATATGTACATGGCTGGCTTTGGACTGCATATGGGGCACACTCAATAGACAATGGTAACACCAAGttcctaaagggaacctgttacgtgAAAAAATGCTATatgcctgcagatatggggttaatctgcaggttaatagcatttggaacCTGCCCGGTGCCTACAGATTGAACTCCGCTGCCAGAAGAaagtgaactttattcctcccggcagcattaCGGTTTCAATCATGGGGGTGCTGCCGCcacaggttcagtcaccgctctgtgtatcgagagcagcggctgtaactgtGCCCCCTGTACTGACTGACAGCAGCTCAGCATTAGAGAAGGCTGATATTTAGTGCGAGGAGCATGGTTACAGCCACCACTCTCAATACACAGAGAGGTGACCTTCaacgctgccaggaggattaaagttaatttcctccaggtACCAGGGTTCAATGTTCAAGCGTCGGGTGGATTTCCAActgtattaacctgcagattaaccctgtatCTGATAGTGGTTTTCCATGtggctggttccctttaatgtatttttttttaatttctggaaGGAATACCCGAGAATCAGCACAATGATGAATTCTATAAGAAAAGATGCTCTAACATTACATAATAACATTCAGCCATACAGTACATAGTTATTACATACAGAATACAAGTATTTATTTAAACAGAGATGTCTTGGAAGCTGATGGATCCTCCTTAGAAAAATGCCCAAATATTGTTAGACAGCAGTGTAGGGGTATCATTATAGGACGGTAATTGCTTTTAATACAAGCTAGCTTGGTCATCTCTTTCCGTTCTATAGAGATTGAAAAAAGTGACAGTGAGAAACCCGCTTCATTAAAACTCCTTCAAAATTATTGTTTCTGGGGTTCAATCTAGAAATAGATAGGTCTGCCAAcctttaaagggactctatcaacatggaatgactgttcaaaccaagtacaggtgcccAGTCCATCATGATATGGCCAAACACTTAAGTGTACCTGCCCACCAGCTTGTGTTCCCTTTCCTTTGATTGCCAGCTCTGGCTTTATAGAGCTGGAGAagggtggagatagatggaaaCCAAGCAGGTGGTAAGGTGCTGTTAAGTGTTTGGCAaaaccaagggtgcactgagcgccTGTTCTTGGGTTGAGCAGTCATTCTGTGCTTCTGCTTTTTGGAAGAAACAGTGTACTGTTGTCAATATATTGTAATGCCGACCCACTCAGTGACTGTTGTAATACTGTTGTGACACTGTTTTTGTGCAATACATAGACCTCTTTTTAATCTCATACAATTTCTTTAAAGACCCCAAAATATTACAAGAAAAGGGTCCTAAACAAATCTAATATTTAGAAGGGAACGATGGTGCTAAGATTTGGACTTACATAGTAGAATTGGTGCTTGTCTTTCACCATTGAGTGGAGAATGTAAATTACAGAGCAATCATAAAACTTTGAAGAGTTCCTGCAGAAGTCAGTCATGAACGGGCAGGTTCTGGACATAGATGCTCAGTTGCCAGAGGGAAAATGTAGTTATCTTTCAGATACTTGAACAGATTTCACTTATTTATTTAAAGGATAATTGCAGATTATGGGATGATATATCAATCATCTTCTCTCTTTTATGTCTTACTGAATACACCACCCATACAAAAGTTCATCACCTATGTATTATGTAACTTCCTAAATGAACATTGATGTCTGAAGCATGCACAATTTCGTAATAAAGTGTGAAACGATCAGTGTCTTACAAAAAAGAGATCAAAGTGCTGATGGACATTTCTATCAGTACAATCCTTGCCTCTAACGGCCCTGGTACCAGCATAATATTAATAGATGTTGCACTACAGAAATAGTCTATTTCATACAGTGAAACCTCCTTGAAATGACCATAAAAAATTGCACCTATAAATGATCTTTTAAAAGAATAGTATTTTCAATTTGATAAACCTGGAGTGGTCTTCTGAAACAGGTCATCTTTTGTAGATGTTTCATCTTACAGTAACtgagacatttaccaggatataTTTAGAATTTCAAGGTCTAAGATAACAAATTTCTGCTAGCATGGCATCTCACAGGCTGAATAGAGTTTAACTTCTTACCTCCTGGTGGTTCTTCTTGAGATACATCAATTCTTCAGTAAGACCCTCAAGTTGTATTTCAAGGTCAGATCTTGTTAAGACCAGTTCATCCAAGACTCTTCGCAGACCATTAATATCAGCCTCCACACTCTGTCGGAGAGCCAGTTCATTCTCATATCTGTGAAGACATCACGTTCATCAACATGTTGTCACCTTTTTGGGTCAAGCACACCACATAACCACTTTATACATATGTAACCCTTATTATACATATATTACTCACTTTAGTCTGAAGTCATCAGCTGCCAGCCGAGCATTGTCAATTTGCAAAAGTATCTTGGCATTGTCAATAGTGGCAGCCAGGATCTAAAATTCAAGATGTAAACAGTGACTTTAAGCACCCAAAACCAAGACATAAAGGTTTAATGATTCTTCTGTTTACTTTCTAACAGATGCATATTATGACAAAACTCTTGCCAACCCATATGTTATATGATTCATGATGCTCAAAGGAGAGCAGCATGAAAACCAGGAAATCCTCAATCCCATAATCTCTAATCCATATTGTGTACAAGTCTAGATTTTATACAAGTCTATATTTTACCTTATTTCTGAGATCCTCAATAATGGGTTCATACTTGCTGTAGTCTGCTGCTCCTTCACCAGAAGATGAGCCTGGACGTTGTCTTTCATACCATTC containing:
- the LOC142311610 gene encoding keratin, type I cytoskeletal 12-like is translated as MATQYARSLGGAQRSSSFQRSSQSFQQFGGGSGGGGFGGGGQGGIIMNGSGYGFGDFGHNELGGSEFGDGFGGGAGGGYGGGFGGGAGGGYGGGFAGGAGGGYGGGFGGGAGGAAGFGGGAGGQFGGGAGGGFGGGAGGGFGGGAGGGFGGGGSSGMFGANEKQTMQNLNDRLASYLDKVKALEEANNDLEQKIREWYERQRPGSSSGEGAADYSKYEPIIEDLRNKILAATIDNAKILLQIDNARLAADDFRLKYENELALRQSVEADINGLRRVLDELVLTRSDLEIQLEGLTEELMYLKKNHQEEMGSLHGSQAGQVSVEMNAAPGVDLLKCLNDMREQYEAVADKNRKEAEARFLEQSKELKKEISAGVAQVQSSSSEVSDLRRSLQALEIELQSQLAMKKSLETTLAETEGRYCAQITQIQNIISSVEEQLTKLRCDMENQSDEYNRLLDIKTRLEQEIEKYRQLLEGEGGSSLGVSSTSSTSQRSPAGSEGSSKDKTRKRVVKTIVEEMVDGKVVATQMKEIEEKH